The following proteins are encoded in a genomic region of Acidobacteriota bacterium:
- a CDS encoding transposase, whose product MYKWRKLTKAQQERILRDRKFHYLPWHRPPHLDFIGSFTFIITAACFEHRQMIGKSVERIADFESQLLDACAAVGAKVYAWCVLPNHYHLLARTDRIKELRKLLGQLHGRTSRTWNQEDGEVGRKVWCNYFDREMKSDRHYWASLNYINNNAVQHEYVEHWQEWPYSSAHIYLEEFGREEAARIWRDYPVLDYGKGWDVY is encoded by the coding sequence ATGTACAAGTGGCGAAAACTCACGAAGGCCCAACAGGAACGCATCCTCCGCGACCGCAAGTTCCATTATCTACCATGGCATCGTCCGCCGCATTTGGATTTTATCGGCTCCTTCACGTTTATCATCACAGCGGCCTGTTTTGAACATCGGCAAATGATCGGGAAAAGTGTCGAGCGGATAGCCGATTTTGAATCGCAACTGCTTGACGCATGCGCAGCAGTGGGAGCAAAAGTATACGCGTGGTGCGTACTCCCAAATCACTATCATCTGCTCGCACGAACCGACCGAATAAAGGAACTTAGGAAGCTACTCGGACAACTTCACGGGCGAACGTCGAGAACTTGGAACCAAGAAGACGGGGAAGTCGGACGCAAGGTATGGTGCAACTATTTTGACCGCGAGATGAAGTCTGACAGACATTATTGGGCTAGTCTCAATTACATCAATAACAACGCGGTTCAGCACGAGTATGTCGAACATTGGCAGGAATGGCCGTACTCTAGCGCGCATATTTATCTGGAAGAATTTGGGCGCGAAGAGGCGGCGAGGATTTGGCGGGATTATCCGGTTTTGGATTATGGTAAGGGATGGGACGTTTATTAG
- a CDS encoding UbiX family flavin prenyltransferase: protein MELTVAITGASGTIYAHRTLQLLAASGVVETINLIISGTAAVVAQVETGANLRDINTAKINEWLGLSADSKLIRYWRLDNFAAKPSSGSNKQAGMIIVPCSMGTLGAIASGAGTNLIHRAADVCLKERRKLVLVPRETPYNAIHLENMLRLTNAGAQIVPASPGFYHRPKTIDELVEHLCFRILDQFDIPHSKKSEWTGEEV, encoded by the coding sequence ATGGAATTAACGGTCGCGATCACGGGTGCTTCGGGCACGATATATGCGCATCGGACGCTGCAATTGCTGGCCGCGAGCGGGGTGGTCGAGACGATAAATCTGATAATATCGGGAACGGCCGCCGTAGTTGCTCAGGTCGAAACCGGGGCGAATCTTCGCGATATAAATACAGCGAAGATCAATGAATGGCTAGGCCTGAGTGCAGACTCAAAGTTAATAAGATATTGGCGGCTCGACAATTTTGCAGCGAAACCGTCATCGGGATCGAATAAACAAGCAGGAATGATAATCGTGCCGTGTTCGATGGGTACGCTCGGTGCGATCGCATCGGGTGCGGGGACTAATCTGATCCATCGTGCTGCAGATGTTTGCCTCAAAGAACGCCGTAAACTCGTCCTCGTGCCGCGTGAGACGCCATACAACGCGATTCATCTTGAGAACATGCTCAGGCTGACAAACGCCGGAGCACAAATTGTGCCGGCGAGCCCTGGCTTCTACCATCGGCCGAAGACAATCGACGAACTCGTCGAGCATTTGTGTTTTCGGATACTGGATCAGTTTGATATTCCGCATTCGAAGAAGAGTGAGTGGACCGGCGAAGAGGTTTAG
- the rpiB gene encoding ribose 5-phosphate isomerase B produces the protein MKIAIGADHAGFEEKESIKPTLEALGIEFVDVGTMSSASVDYPDFARKVAEAVANGDVDQGLLMCGSGTGMAISANKVKGVRAAVAWNEDIARLARQHNNANVLALPARFASKEEMANIVKAFFTTDFEGGRHAPRVDKISQIERDDLC, from the coding sequence ATGAAAATCGCCATCGGTGCCGACCACGCAGGTTTTGAAGAAAAAGAGAGCATCAAGCCCACACTCGAAGCTCTCGGGATCGAATTTGTCGATGTCGGTACAATGTCGTCCGCCTCGGTCGACTATCCCGATTTTGCCCGTAAGGTGGCCGAAGCCGTCGCGAATGGTGACGTCGATCAAGGCCTGTTGATGTGCGGCTCGGGCACCGGCATGGCGATTTCCGCCAATAAGGTGAAAGGCGTCCGTGCAGCGGTCGCTTGGAACGAAGATATTGCCAGGCTCGCTCGCCAGCATAATAATGCGAATGTGCTTGCTCTTCCGGCGCGGTTCGCCTCAAAAGAAGAAATGGCCAATATAGTAAAGGCCTTTTTCACCACTGATTTCGAAGGCGGCCGACATGCACCGCGCGTCGATAAGATTTCACAGATCGAACGCGACGACCTTTGCTAA
- a CDS encoding CSLREA domain-containing protein → MFRICGIVFGLVLIVGSSASVFGATYTVTKTADTSDGTCDSDCSLREAVVAANATIDNDIVAFSALFNAPQTITLGGTEIVFANNGTLTITGPGADKLTISGNNASRIFASGANVVVNINNLRFTGGNGVGATNTGRGGAIYNVGGTMVVSNSIITGNSAANGGAFNNAASSGPAVPANLTIINCVVSNNSSTSSGGAMQNFSTSFLNVINSTISGNTSNLAGLAGGGIQANGTVTITNSTISGNNAPAGTGGGGIIFNGVGLTLNNVTISGNTAANGAGGLHKSTATLNANVRNTIISGNSGAAANPDALGAFNSQGNNIIGVVGTSTGWVASDLQNVNPLLGPLGSHGGIGQTYPLLTTSPALNAGQNCVTDLSCAIGNPPAAITTDQRGAARPFGGTVDIGAFENSTAYIAELPSAKLNQPYTYGLTQNVGAFAYTQMGGAPPNGVTVNTGGVVASIAGTPTQSGTFDFGVNLTNGANSALVNYRLVVTSNAVNASVGGRVLRADGSGIKGVLVTIADMGGNQRRILTSSFGYYSFDNLNIGETYTVTVNSKSFTFVPSSQVVLVNDNISNLNFTAQP, encoded by the coding sequence ATGTTTAGGATTTGCGGCATTGTCTTTGGTCTGGTCTTGATCGTCGGTTCAAGTGCGTCGGTTTTTGGAGCAACGTATACGGTCACAAAGACCGCCGACACGTCCGACGGCACTTGCGACTCCGATTGCAGTTTGCGCGAGGCCGTGGTGGCCGCAAACGCTACCATCGATAACGACATTGTGGCGTTTTCTGCCCTTTTCAACGCGCCGCAAACCATCACGCTCGGCGGCACGGAGATCGTTTTTGCAAACAACGGGACGCTGACGATCACTGGCCCCGGAGCCGACAAATTGACGATCAGTGGTAACAACGCGAGCCGAATCTTTGCGAGCGGAGCGAATGTAGTGGTCAATATCAACAATTTGAGATTTACAGGCGGGAACGGTGTTGGAGCGACAAATACGGGCCGCGGCGGAGCTATATACAACGTCGGCGGTACGATGGTCGTCTCAAATTCGATCATCACCGGAAACTCGGCGGCAAACGGCGGAGCATTCAATAATGCGGCATCGTCCGGTCCGGCCGTTCCCGCAAACCTGACGATCATCAATTGTGTTGTGAGCAACAACTCCTCGACATCTTCGGGCGGAGCGATGCAAAATTTCTCGACCAGCTTCCTGAATGTAATCAATTCGACCATTTCGGGAAATACCTCCAACCTGGCCGGCCTTGCCGGCGGCGGGATCCAGGCGAACGGAACCGTGACAATTACGAACTCTACGATCTCGGGCAACAACGCTCCGGCCGGAACGGGCGGCGGCGGGATCATTTTTAATGGTGTCGGATTGACGCTGAATAACGTGACGATATCGGGCAACACGGCAGCGAACGGTGCAGGCGGGCTTCACAAATCGACCGCGACGCTGAACGCCAACGTCCGCAACACTATCATCTCAGGAAACAGCGGTGCGGCCGCAAATCCTGATGCTCTTGGTGCTTTCAATTCGCAGGGTAACAATATTATCGGCGTAGTTGGAACTTCGACCGGATGGGTCGCGTCCGATCTGCAGAATGTGAATCCGCTTCTCGGCCCGCTGGGATCTCACGGAGGTATTGGCCAGACCTATCCACTGCTGACCACATCGCCGGCACTTAACGCCGGGCAAAACTGCGTAACTGACCTATCGTGTGCCATCGGCAATCCACCGGCAGCCATCACGACCGACCAGCGAGGTGCCGCCAGGCCGTTCGGGGGAACGGTAGATATCGGTGCGTTTGAAAATTCGACCGCGTATATTGCCGAATTACCGTCGGCAAAGCTAAACCAGCCTTACACCTACGGGCTGACTCAGAATGTTGGAGCATTTGCTTACACGCAAATGGGCGGAGCACCGCCGAATGGCGTTACCGTGAACACCGGAGGAGTGGTCGCGTCAATAGCCGGAACGCCGACTCAGAGCGGAACGTTCGATTTCGGTGTAAACCTGACCAACGGTGCAAATTCCGCATTGGTCAACTATCGACTTGTTGTCACATCGAATGCAGTAAACGCAAGCGTCGGCGGCCGTGTGCTTCGTGCGGATGGCAGCGGCATCAAGGGAGTATTGGTCACGATCGCAGATATGGGCGGAAACCAGCGAAGGATATTGACCAGTTCGTTCGGCTATTATAGTTTCGACAATCTCAATATTGGCGAGACCTACACAGTCACCGTCAATAGCAAGTCATTCACGTTCGTACCGAGTTCTCAGGTTGTTTTGGTCAATGACAACATAAGTAATTTGAACTTCACGGCTCAGCCCTAA
- the larB gene encoding nickel pincer cofactor biosynthesis protein LarB, translating to MNIDDIRSILDAVSSGNVTADSAAEQIKNLSFEDVGYAKIDHGRATRQGFPEVVFGQGKTREQVVGIFEKLIVRSPNVLITRTTADVYGEIRNVLADAEWHESAKLIRVMRDKTELGGGEIAVVTAGTSDIPVAEEAALTAEAMGNRVTRIWDAGVAGIHRIISQREILQNARVVIVAAGMEGALPSVVGGLVAVPVIGVPTSIGYGASFGGIAALLGMLNSCSSNVTVVNIDNGFGAGFVASLINRSPGPTA from the coding sequence ATGAATATTGACGATATTAGATCGATCCTCGACGCGGTTTCGAGCGGAAATGTAACTGCCGACTCGGCCGCCGAACAGATCAAGAACCTTTCCTTCGAAGATGTCGGCTACGCAAAGATCGACCACGGACGTGCGACGCGGCAAGGGTTTCCTGAGGTAGTTTTCGGCCAGGGCAAGACCCGCGAACAGGTCGTAGGTATTTTTGAAAAACTCATCGTTCGCTCGCCGAATGTGCTGATCACACGTACTACTGCCGATGTTTACGGCGAAATTCGCAACGTTCTCGCCGACGCCGAGTGGCATGAAAGTGCGAAACTTATTCGCGTGATGCGCGACAAGACCGAGCTCGGAGGCGGCGAGATCGCCGTCGTCACCGCCGGAACCAGCGATATTCCCGTCGCCGAAGAAGCAGCACTCACCGCCGAAGCGATGGGCAATCGCGTCACACGTATCTGGGACGCGGGCGTCGCCGGCATCCACCGCATCATCTCACAGCGTGAGATCCTGCAAAATGCCCGTGTCGTCATCGTCGCGGCCGGTATGGAAGGAGCTCTGCCGTCGGTCGTCGGCGGACTTGTCGCCGTGCCCGTCATCGGCGTCCCGACCAGCATCGGTTACGGTGCATCTTTCGGCGGTATCGCCGCACTGCTCGGTATGCTCAATTCCTGCTCGTCAAATGTCACTGTCGTTAACATCGACAACGGATTCGGCGCCGGTTTCGTCGCCAGCCTGATCAACCGTTCGCCCGGCCCGACCGCGTAA
- a CDS encoding methyltransferase domain-containing protein, translated as MTDTVERFSNRVENYVKYRPDYPREIVAYLEANCGLTRESVVADVGCGTGISCRMFLENGNRVFGVEPNAAMRAAAVRQLAEFPWFIAIDGTSEATTLDNASVDLVVAAQAFHWFDPDWTRPEFRRILKPGGYIVLIWNERQLDATPFLVEYEAFLLRYANDYGNVRHENIADAELRGFFQQDYGSAIFQNEQVFDFDGIKGRMLSSSYMPSETADVFPAMIAELEALFAKHAENGKIKVSYDTRVYFSQI; from the coding sequence ATGACAGATACCGTCGAGAGATTTTCAAATCGTGTTGAGAATTACGTTAAATACCGGCCCGATTATCCGCGTGAGATAGTGGCGTATCTGGAGGCGAACTGCGGTTTGACCCGTGAGTCGGTAGTGGCGGATGTCGGATGCGGAACGGGCATTTCGTGCCGGATGTTTTTGGAGAACGGCAACCGTGTTTTTGGTGTCGAACCGAACGCCGCGATGCGAGCAGCGGCGGTACGACAGCTTGCCGAATTTCCTTGGTTCATTGCCATTGACGGCACTTCAGAAGCGACGACGTTAGACAACGCTTCGGTTGATCTGGTCGTCGCGGCACAGGCGTTTCATTGGTTCGATCCTGACTGGACTCGTCCCGAATTTAGACGAATTCTCAAGCCGGGCGGGTACATTGTACTCATCTGGAACGAACGCCAACTCGACGCGACGCCGTTTCTGGTCGAGTACGAGGCGTTTCTACTCAGGTACGCAAATGACTATGGAAATGTCCGTCATGAAAATATTGCGGACGCAGAGCTTCGCGGATTTTTTCAACAAGATTACGGTTCGGCGATATTTCAGAATGAGCAGGTCTTCGATTTTGACGGTATAAAGGGCCGAATGCTGTCTTCATCATATATGCCGAGCGAAACCGCCGACGTATTTCCCGCGATGATCGCCGAACTAGAAGCCCTATTTGCGAAACACGCCGAAAACGGTAAAATAAAGGTTTCGTACGACACGCGAGTGTATTTTTCCCAGATCTAG
- a CDS encoding tetratricopeptide repeat protein, whose amino-acid sequence MIRTLVKSLLLLAAFAVNASAQEFLPELVKRIKPSAVAIETFDAKDNPIARGSGFFIAPDRVITNRHVIERSSRVVIHLLDGKKFTVRGVLAVDGEGDLALLQVDVPRALAVPLPIVRAVPQEGESIVVIGNPFGLEGSVSNGIVSAVREISGYGKIIQITASISPGSSGSPVVNMAGQVIGVATLQAAEGQNLNFAVPAERIAQLKITELQTFSTLNSEAAKSKRSSAERLYSQGLAQMSRDDYARAVPYFERAVEADPNYAEAWYQAGFCYGILGRHAEALKASRTAAKLRPEWAATYINIGASSYALGQYKDAVEAYRQAVRLDEDNADTQYSLGLTFGKMNRVDEEILAFRRAIAIKPDHVNSIEKLGLALYKQKRYGDSAVIFDQLKTYKPDAKTYNYLGESYLEAGKPDESIEALNSALGYNPDFDKARYNLGRAYLKQGNRDLAQVQYEILKNSRSDWADRLYVLLNP is encoded by the coding sequence ATGATAAGAACTTTGGTAAAATCCCTGCTGCTTTTGGCTGCGTTTGCGGTCAATGCATCTGCGCAGGAATTTTTGCCTGAGCTCGTGAAACGCATAAAGCCGTCGGCTGTCGCGATCGAGACGTTTGACGCCAAGGACAATCCGATAGCACGCGGGAGTGGTTTTTTCATTGCTCCGGACCGCGTTATCACAAATCGGCATGTGATCGAGAGATCAAGCCGTGTCGTGATACATCTGCTTGACGGCAAGAAGTTTACGGTCCGCGGCGTGTTGGCCGTCGATGGCGAGGGCGACCTTGCTCTGCTCCAGGTTGATGTTCCGCGGGCCCTCGCAGTGCCGCTGCCGATCGTTCGTGCGGTGCCGCAGGAAGGCGAATCGATCGTTGTCATCGGTAATCCCTTCGGACTCGAAGGCAGTGTTTCCAACGGTATTGTTTCGGCTGTTCGCGAGATCTCAGGTTACGGCAAGATCATTCAAATTACGGCGTCGATATCGCCCGGTTCTTCGGGGTCGCCTGTGGTCAATATGGCCGGCCAAGTCATCGGCGTCGCGACTTTGCAGGCTGCCGAAGGGCAAAATCTGAATTTTGCCGTTCCGGCCGAACGCATCGCTCAGCTAAAGATCACCGAACTCCAAACATTTTCGACGCTTAACTCTGAAGCTGCAAAAAGTAAACGTTCGTCGGCCGAGAGGCTCTATTCGCAAGGTCTGGCTCAGATGTCGCGTGACGATTACGCTCGGGCTGTCCCGTATTTTGAACGAGCCGTCGAAGCAGATCCGAATTATGCGGAGGCGTGGTATCAGGCGGGGTTTTGCTATGGCATTCTGGGGCGTCACGCCGAAGCGTTGAAGGCGTCGCGTACGGCCGCAAAACTCAGGCCGGAATGGGCAGCGACCTATATAAACATTGGTGCATCCAGCTACGCACTTGGGCAATATAAGGATGCCGTCGAAGCCTATCGGCAGGCCGTCAGGCTCGACGAAGACAACGCGGACACACAGTATTCACTGGGCCTTACCTTTGGCAAAATGAATCGTGTCGACGAAGAGATACTTGCCTTTCGCCGTGCGATCGCGATCAAGCCCGATCACGTGAATTCGATCGAAAAACTCGGTCTGGCACTCTATAAACAAAAGCGTTACGGCGATTCTGCGGTCATTTTCGATCAGCTAAAAACATACAAGCCGGATGCCAAAACATACAATTATCTCGGCGAAAGCTACCTCGAAGCGGGCAAACCAGACGAGAGTATTGAGGCACTGAACAGTGCGCTCGGCTACAACCCTGACTTTGACAAAGCCCGTTACAACCTCGGCCGTGCCTATCTAAAACAAGGTAACCGCGACCTCGCTCAGGTCCAATACGAGATACTCAAAAATTCCCGGTCAGACTGGGCAGACAGGCTCTATGTCTTGTTAAATCCCTAA
- a CDS encoding ABC transporter substrate-binding protein — translation MPLSAGTSPETRTITVAHSPDSDDAFMFYGLATNKLETDGLKFEHTLKDIQSLNEDAKNGVFDVTAISFHAYAYVADKYALLPHGASIGDKYGPIVVSKEPRSADEIGSMKIAIPGELTSAFLALRIFNPDFEYVVYPFDEIIEAVQKDKVDAGLLIHEGQLFYNQMGLNKVLDLGEWWFDKTGLPLPMGGNVIRRDLGKDLMKQVSKHLHASIVYSMENREDALAYAMQFARDMQPELADRFVAMWVNDLTLDYGDRGREAVKRLMAEGHKKGIIPHKVKIDFVD, via the coding sequence ATGCCATTATCAGCAGGAACATCTCCCGAAACACGCACCATCACAGTAGCGCATTCGCCCGATTCGGACGACGCGTTCATGTTCTATGGACTCGCTACCAACAAACTCGAGACCGACGGTTTGAAATTTGAGCACACGCTCAAAGATATCCAATCGCTCAACGAAGACGCCAAAAACGGCGTGTTTGACGTGACGGCGATCTCGTTTCACGCGTATGCGTATGTTGCCGACAAATATGCTCTGCTGCCGCACGGTGCGAGCATCGGCGACAAATACGGCCCGATCGTTGTGTCGAAAGAGCCGCGTTCGGCGGACGAGATCGGTTCGATGAAGATCGCCATTCCGGGCGAACTGACAAGCGCGTTTCTCGCTCTTCGGATCTTCAATCCCGATTTTGAATACGTCGTTTATCCATTCGACGAGATCATCGAAGCGGTGCAGAAAGACAAGGTTGACGCGGGCCTGCTCATTCACGAAGGTCAGCTATTCTACAACCAAATGGGTCTTAACAAGGTGCTCGACCTCGGCGAATGGTGGTTTGACAAGACCGGACTTCCGCTGCCGATGGGCGGCAATGTTATCCGCCGCGACCTCGGCAAGGACCTGATGAAACAGGTCTCGAAACACCTGCACGCGAGCATCGTATATTCGATGGAAAACCGTGAGGACGCACTCGCCTATGCGATGCAGTTTGCCCGTGATATGCAGCCGGAACTTGCAGACCGCTTCGTCGCGATGTGGGTCAACGACCTCACGCTCGACTACGGCGACCGCGGCCGCGAAGCTGTAAAACGCCTCATGGCCGAGGGCCACAAAAAGGGCATTATCCCGCACAAGGTCAAGATCGATTTCGTAGATTAA
- a CDS encoding NAD(P)H-dependent oxidoreductase: MSKILAVAGSFREHSYNKRVLNIAANGAREAGADVTVIDLRDFPLPIYDADIQANGAFDENALRLQDVFNDHDGFLISSPEYNGGIPGGFKNAIDWLSRANGKYGMYGPIKGKTAALITASPGQFGGIRCLAHLRGVLSIMGVHVLPAEVAVAFVGQKFDGDGVEMIDEKTKHILENLGASLAGVLKH; encoded by the coding sequence ATGTCAAAAATACTAGCCGTCGCGGGTAGCTTTCGCGAACATTCATACAACAAACGCGTCCTAAATATCGCTGCCAATGGTGCCCGTGAGGCGGGTGCCGACGTCACTGTAATCGATCTGCGCGATTTCCCGCTTCCGATCTACGACGCGGATATACAAGCTAACGGTGCGTTTGATGAAAACGCATTGCGGTTACAGGACGTATTCAACGATCACGACGGCTTTCTCATCTCGTCCCCTGAATATAACGGCGGGATTCCCGGCGGATTCAAAAATGCGATCGACTGGCTTTCACGTGCCAACGGTAAATACGGGATGTACGGCCCGATCAAAGGCAAAACGGCTGCTCTGATAACTGCCTCGCCGGGCCAGTTCGGCGGTATCCGCTGCCTCGCACATCTTCGCGGTGTTCTTTCAATAATGGGTGTCCACGTACTGCCGGCTGAGGTTGCGGTCGCATTTGTCGGACAAAAATTTGATGGTGACGGCGTTGAGATGATCGATGAAAAAACTAAACATATCCTCGAGAATCTTGGCGCTTCGCTCGCAGGTGTGCTAAAACACTAA
- a CDS encoding helix-turn-helix transcriptional regulator yields the protein MIYQFHIPGFPLDQFVEMIVYFNDVSFAHNFDRFLPNGDTEILIDFHDTPQFIYDNTSLLEIQACHHVWASGLRTEPITIPAGNKSEMMVISFKKGMAASFFPFPMQEIADSVIDADLVWGTDFGSLRERLLGTRDINLRFRIVEDFLIKEFRSQMEVNPCVAFAIGEMTERPDALNIARMNEKIGYSKKHFAEMFRRQVGVTPKSYLKIMRFQKAVKTIDASTNIDWSRISLECGFYDQSHFINDFKHFSGFTPEKYAKIHTNYQNYIPVG from the coding sequence ATGATCTATCAGTTCCACATTCCCGGATTTCCGCTTGATCAGTTTGTCGAGATGATTGTCTATTTTAACGATGTGAGCTTTGCTCACAATTTCGACCGCTTTCTTCCAAACGGCGATACCGAGATCCTGATCGATTTTCACGACACTCCTCAATTCATTTACGACAACACAAGCTTGTTGGAGATACAGGCTTGTCATCACGTCTGGGCATCGGGACTGCGGACCGAGCCGATAACAATTCCGGCCGGCAATAAATCTGAGATGATGGTCATCTCGTTCAAAAAAGGCATGGCAGCCTCTTTCTTTCCGTTTCCGATGCAGGAGATCGCCGACAGTGTCATAGATGCCGATCTGGTCTGGGGTACGGATTTCGGATCGTTGCGTGAGCGTTTACTCGGTACGAGAGATATCAATTTACGCTTTCGGATCGTCGAGGACTTTCTGATCAAGGAGTTTCGCTCGCAGATGGAGGTAAACCCTTGTGTTGCGTTCGCGATCGGTGAAATGACCGAGCGGCCCGACGCGTTGAACATAGCGCGTATGAACGAAAAGATCGGCTATTCGAAGAAGCACTTTGCCGAAATGTTTCGTCGCCAAGTCGGCGTGACGCCAAAATCCTATTTGAAGATAATGCGTTTTCAGAAAGCTGTTAAAACGATCGATGCCTCCACAAATATCGATTGGAGCCGCATCTCGCTCGAATGCGGCTTTTACGATCAGTCACATTTCATTAACGATTTCAAACATTTCTCGGGCTTCACTCCGGAGAAATACGCTAAGATCCACACAAACTATCAAAACTATATTCCAGTCGGGTAG